In Sesamum indicum cultivar Zhongzhi No. 13 linkage group LG8, S_indicum_v1.0, whole genome shotgun sequence, the sequence AGGAATGGAGCAGTTTTGGAAGAAATGTAGTAATAAGTCCTTCAATGAATTCAAATAGAACATACAAGAAAAGGCCTACAATATCAGAATCTGTGAACAGAGTTAAAGAGAGATCTAAAAGAAGACAacaaaaatactttaatttcagtaattaatctaaaaataaaagtatacaTTTTTTGTGAACAAAGAATACGAAACCTTTTCGTGCACTTTTTCTGGTGGCATCTATACCTCCATAAGTAAATTTACAACTATATACACATATAGTGGAGCAAATAAGCGCCTCTATCCATCTACTCATCTGGCGGGCGGGGACGGGAAACTGCAGTGACACAATTTTAAGGAATTGGTTAACATAGTTTGCCTGGAAAGCACATGCGCGCACCAGCATAGCGTGTGAGTCTTCCTGCAAACGATCCGGGTCTGAACTTGAttgagtttttctttctcaatggAAGCTTTGTGTGTTTGATTGGTGGCCCTGACTCGACGAAGTAGGCTCCATTCAAGAACATGTCACCCTCAGACCTCCATTGCCATTTCTTCCACTCGCTCTCGCTAGCGTAGGCTCTCCTCGTCACCTGCATACGTATAtaacaaaatgaattttcagagACTATTGATGCAAAGAGAACAGAGTTGCATATTGCTCATATATCATACACGTACAAACGTACGTAAAAGCGACGTTTTTTTTACCTGTTTAGTGTCTGGGTTATTTGAAGCTTTGAAACGATTACCCTGGCTGATAATGGTGGAATGTGCGCTACCGCCGATGGCATACAATCCCCAAGAGTCGTAGTCATTGTTGATAACATGCACAAAACCCAGTCGGCACCTCGGCATCCTCTGGATCAAACCTTCCCCAAACTGGTTGAATGCAACAGTGACTTGCATTATTGAATCTTTGTTGGAACCATCATGCGCACCCAAGAGCATCACCTAATCCACCAGAGAAATTAGACGAGAAGGTAAAGCAGAAACACTCCAATAAAACTTGCTTTTCGCCTCAGGAAAATCAAACATAAGGTGAATTCAGGGGGTCATGAAATGAACAGAATGcctaaaaaaaatctcaactAGAGGGGGCATGCGATCTGGTTCTTGATTAACTTGTGATGTATTATAatcattatcttttttttttttctttttttgttataaattgtGATTTGAACAAAACAGAAGTAGTAATTAAGTATATaacttgagaaaattaagGTGATGGTTGGACTTACATCGTTGTGGTTGTTGAATTTACAGTTGGAGATGGTAACAGCTGTGGAACCCTCGATAACATCAATGAGCCCGTCAGTGCCTTTGGACAGGGAAACATGGTCGATCCATATGTTGTTGGAGCCAAACACAGAGATACCATCTCCATCGCTCTGCGTACGTAGACCAATGTGATCGACAGCGTCCCTAATCATTCCACCAGGCTCCGGGACAATATCATGAATCCATATGTTGTGAATTATCACATTATGGACAAACTGGAGTGTGATGCCTGCGCCATAGGCAATGTGGACCTCTGCTCCTCGGCCATCGACCGTCTTGTCGCTCGCAAAAATCAGCTCCTCTTTGAGCGTGATGACCATATTGCGGCCAAATATGATCCACAGCGGTTGTGGCTGGATGACGGCGTGGCGGAGGGTTCCAGGCTTTGGCTTGTCCATGTCGTTATCAGATGGATCCGTGACAACATAGTATCTTCCACTCTTGCCGCCGGTTGCACGGTGGCCGAAGCCACGGGCGCATTCCGCCAgctgttttctatttttatccCAATTGGGGTCGCAACGCCAGCAGCGGTCAATTGGGTTTGTAGCTTTGCAGCCGCCTTGCCTGAGGTTCCTCTTTCCACCCTCACGTGTCAAGGTcctatgtacatatatatatacacaagcATTAACATTAAATGACACGAACTTAGGACAAGTCTCAGttcaaaattacataaatgaaACGATGTTACGTGATTGTGATTGAgcttaaacaaaattaataattttgcaagaaaacataaatttgagaaataaatCTCAACGTACTCGCTAACTTGATCATTCAAGTCATCAGCCAGTTCCTCAGGGTTGGGGTTAAAGGCCTTGCGGGACTCCTCCAAGGATGCCTGAGCCCTTTTCTTCAAATACTCATCGTACTTGGCAATCGCAGCACCAGATTTTGGCAACAATAGGACAAATGAtaggatgatgatgaggacGAGAATGGAGAACTTGTGATTACTCAATGCCATCGCCATgctataattgttttttatttcgattttttaatgtttttcacCTTA encodes:
- the LOC105168137 gene encoding pectate lyase; protein product: MAMALSNHKFSILVLIIILSFVLLLPKSGAAIAKYDEYLKKRAQASLEESRKAFNPNPEELADDLNDQVSETLTREGGKRNLRQGGCKATNPIDRCWRCDPNWDKNRKQLAECARGFGHRATGGKSGRYYVVTDPSDNDMDKPKPGTLRHAVIQPQPLWIIFGRNMVITLKEELIFASDKTVDGRGAEVHIAYGAGITLQFVHNVIIHNIWIHDIVPEPGGMIRDAVDHIGLRTQSDGDGISVFGSNNIWIDHVSLSKGTDGLIDVIEGSTAVTISNCKFNNHNDVMLLGAHDGSNKDSIMQVTVAFNQFGEGLIQRMPRCRLGFVHVINNDYDSWGLYAIGGSAHSTIISQGNRFKASNNPDTKQVTRRAYASESEWKKWQWRSEGDMFLNGAYFVESGPPIKHTKLPLRKKNSIKFRPGSFAGRLTRYAGARMCFPGKLC